In Hyalangium ruber, a single window of DNA contains:
- a CDS encoding gas vesicle protein, whose amino-acid sequence MTTQRIVQGPRGATLADVLDRVLDKGLVVAGDIKIKLLDVELLTIQVRLVVCSVEKAAEMGMDFWRSDPHLSPRPQPEALAPEALTRRVAELEAVVAKLERASDAP is encoded by the coding sequence ATGACGACACAGCGCATTGTGCAGGGGCCCCGGGGAGCGACGCTCGCGGACGTACTGGATCGGGTCCTCGACAAGGGCCTGGTGGTGGCAGGCGATATCAAGATCAAGCTGCTGGACGTGGAGTTGCTCACCATCCAGGTGCGGCTGGTGGTGTGCTCGGTGGAGAAGGCCGCCGAGATGGGAATGGACTTCTGGAGGAGCGATCCGCACCTGTCTCCACGCCCACAGCCCGAGGCACTCGCGCCCGAGGCGCTCACGCGCCGCGTGGCGGAGCTGGAGGCCGTGGTCGCGAAGCTGGAGAGGGCTTCGGACGCTCCGTAG
- a CDS encoding gas vesicle protein K codes for MGQLVLTVVKLLHELLEKQSIRRMEGGSLSDEEIERLGSALMRQAEEIEQLRMEFGLTEEDLNLDLGPLGKLL; via the coding sequence TTGGGGCAACTGGTGCTCACGGTGGTGAAGCTGCTGCACGAACTGCTCGAGAAGCAGTCGATCCGCCGGATGGAGGGCGGTTCCCTGAGTGACGAGGAGATTGAACGACTGGGGTCGGCGCTGATGCGTCAGGCGGAGGAGATCGAGCAGCTCCGTATGGAATTCGGGCTCACGGAAGAGGACCTGAACCTCGATTTGGGGCCACTCGGCAAGCTGCTTTGA
- a CDS encoding FKBP-type peptidyl-prolyl cis-trans isomerase: MQIAKDTVVSIDYRLHLGDGKIIDESDEGDPLVYLHGYEEIVPGLEKALEGKKAGESLKVQVTPDDGYGEYDPKGVEEVPREDFPSDLELEAGGIVSATDDEGDDVDFLVKEVKEKTVVVDFNHPLAGKTLHFEVTVREVRAATPEELEHGHAHEPGHAHDH, encoded by the coding sequence ATGCAAATCGCGAAGGACACCGTCGTCTCCATCGACTACCGCCTGCACCTGGGAGATGGAAAGATCATCGATGAGAGCGACGAGGGCGATCCGCTCGTCTACCTGCACGGGTATGAGGAGATCGTCCCGGGGCTGGAGAAGGCGCTCGAGGGCAAGAAGGCGGGCGAGTCCCTGAAGGTCCAGGTCACTCCCGACGACGGCTACGGCGAGTACGACCCCAAGGGCGTGGAAGAAGTGCCCCGCGAGGACTTCCCCTCGGACCTGGAGCTGGAGGCGGGCGGCATCGTCAGCGCCACGGATGACGAGGGCGACGACGTGGACTTCCTCGTCAAGGAAGTGAAGGAGAAGACGGTCGTCGTGGACTTCAACCACCCGCTGGCGGGCAAGACGCTCCACTTCGAGGTGACCGTGCGGGAAGTGCGCGCGGCGACCCCCGAGGAGCTCGAGCACGGCCACGCGCACGAGCCGGGCCACGCGCACGACCACTGA
- a CDS encoding GvpL/GvpF family gas vesicle protein: MAEQEGTGLLMYCIGAEASALPGSGSGLQGVELRRVVYGGLAAVVSPIMDRARVETPPTVDLLEYERVVHSQHAVADVVPMRFGSVLSDEVEVRAHLEARREAYLHTLERIAGCVELGIRALVSLSGPLETAEEIATPMIRSGADYLKARQRRYSADHRLRDQCTALEQALLAKVAPLCREHRMEFSPSRSGAPALCSLYFLVPREEVSAFRDALTPVANDTSAKLAVSGPWPPFNFVA, translated from the coding sequence TTGGCTGAGCAGGAGGGCACCGGGTTGTTGATGTATTGCATTGGTGCTGAGGCATCGGCGCTGCCGGGAAGCGGGAGCGGGCTCCAGGGAGTGGAACTGCGGCGCGTCGTGTACGGCGGGCTCGCGGCGGTGGTCTCACCCATCATGGACCGGGCTCGGGTGGAGACACCGCCGACGGTGGATCTGCTCGAATACGAGCGCGTCGTTCATTCGCAGCATGCCGTGGCCGATGTGGTTCCCATGCGCTTTGGCAGCGTGCTCTCCGACGAGGTGGAGGTCCGCGCGCATCTCGAGGCACGGCGTGAGGCCTATCTGCACACGCTCGAGAGGATCGCCGGCTGCGTCGAGCTGGGGATTCGGGCGCTGGTTTCTCTTTCCGGCCCGCTCGAGACGGCGGAGGAGATCGCCACTCCGATGATCCGCTCTGGCGCGGACTACCTCAAGGCGCGGCAGCGTCGCTATTCCGCGGACCATCGGCTGCGTGATCAATGCACGGCGCTGGAACAGGCGCTGCTTGCGAAGGTGGCGCCGCTGTGCAGGGAGCACCGCATGGAGTTCTCGCCCTCGCGTTCGGGCGCGCCCGCGCTCTGCTCTTTGTATTTCCTGGTGCCTCGCGAGGAGGTGTCCGCGTTTCGTGACGCGTTGACGCCGGTCGCGAACGACACTTCCGCGAAGCTCGCGGTGAGCGGTCCGTGGCCTCCCTTCAACTTCGTGGCGTGA
- a CDS encoding GvpL/GvpF family gas vesicle protein, with product MGFYVFCLARERAVEAVVGYGLSGDAPLRARVHGEIAAIYCEVPLQEWTGEEGEAHLKDLGWLGPRALRHEEVIEQMMRASPVMPLRFGCLFSSLEELDALLRRERARIAAFLEKAEHEEEWSLQGVLDFKACEEAMFAADPRVAKLPASAGARYLMEQKLRKDAARAARGWIQEAEAMVARALEGLVLARRPLRLPSRSAESPTVEGVFHWALLVPRGAEAELARRLDPLAEPLAARGLSLTARGPWPTYNFAPHFGGEPEHGSEEQSLG from the coding sequence ATGGGGTTCTACGTGTTTTGCCTGGCGCGTGAGCGCGCGGTGGAGGCGGTGGTGGGCTACGGCTTGTCCGGGGACGCGCCGCTCCGCGCGCGGGTCCATGGGGAGATCGCCGCCATCTACTGTGAGGTGCCACTTCAAGAGTGGACAGGCGAGGAGGGTGAGGCCCACCTGAAGGACCTGGGCTGGCTGGGGCCGCGCGCCCTGCGTCACGAGGAGGTGATCGAGCAGATGATGCGCGCCTCGCCGGTGATGCCGCTGCGCTTTGGCTGCCTGTTCTCGTCACTGGAGGAACTGGACGCGTTGCTCCGCCGAGAGCGAGCGCGAATCGCGGCCTTCCTGGAGAAGGCAGAGCATGAGGAGGAGTGGTCGCTCCAGGGCGTGTTGGACTTCAAGGCTTGCGAGGAGGCGATGTTCGCCGCCGATCCTCGGGTGGCGAAACTGCCCGCGTCGGCGGGAGCGCGCTACCTGATGGAGCAGAAGCTGCGCAAGGACGCGGCCCGCGCGGCGCGCGGGTGGATACAGGAAGCCGAGGCAATGGTGGCGCGGGCACTCGAGGGGCTGGTCCTCGCGAGGCGTCCCCTGCGGCTCCCCTCGCGCAGCGCGGAGTCTCCCACGGTGGAAGGGGTCTTCCATTGGGCGCTCCTCGTCCCCCGTGGCGCGGAGGCAGAGCTTGCCAGGCGCCTCGATCCATTGGCGGAGCCGCTGGCGGCGCGGGGTCTGAGCCTGACGGCGCGTGGTCCCTGGCCCACCTACAACTTCGCGCCGCACTTCGGAGGCGAGCCGGAGCACGGATCCGAGGAGCAGTCGCTTGGCTGA
- a CDS encoding sigma-70 family RNA polymerase sigma factor codes for MSKSGEGDSLAALLRTHAPPERHAALEQVEGLEALLREHHAAGQAQWPTVSLTPESFVRHLSRHLPEGSLEVLRQLQGADLYLACACAKGEHQALLAFEQHILQKVPARLGQLPASTVDEVLQVLRQRLLLGRGETPPRIADYSGRGPLLAWVRIIAARIVGELASQDGRQELFDEPPEVLARMLSSDDPERELLREDSRQALAEALRKALAALPERERALLRLHHLHGLTMDRLSTMYGESRSGVARRVAHARERLLKLTRAELSSRLNLAGPELESLLGLVRSRLDLSLLRLMD; via the coding sequence ATGAGCAAGAGCGGGGAAGGCGACTCCCTCGCGGCGCTGCTGCGGACCCACGCGCCACCCGAGCGCCACGCCGCGCTGGAGCAGGTGGAGGGACTGGAGGCACTGCTTCGGGAGCACCACGCGGCGGGGCAGGCGCAGTGGCCCACCGTGTCGCTCACGCCGGAGAGTTTCGTGAGACACCTGTCCCGGCACCTGCCGGAGGGCTCCCTGGAGGTGCTGCGCCAGCTCCAGGGCGCGGACCTGTACCTCGCGTGTGCTTGCGCCAAGGGGGAGCATCAAGCCCTCCTGGCCTTCGAGCAGCACATCCTCCAGAAGGTGCCCGCTCGCCTCGGCCAGCTCCCGGCGTCCACCGTGGATGAGGTGTTGCAGGTGCTCCGCCAGCGGCTGCTGCTGGGGCGCGGAGAAACGCCCCCGCGCATCGCGGACTACTCGGGCCGGGGCCCGCTGCTGGCGTGGGTGCGCATCATCGCCGCGCGCATCGTCGGAGAGCTGGCGAGCCAGGATGGGCGCCAGGAGCTCTTCGACGAGCCGCCCGAGGTGCTTGCCCGGATGCTGTCCTCGGATGACCCCGAGCGGGAGCTGCTCCGAGAGGACTCACGCCAAGCGCTCGCCGAGGCGCTGCGCAAGGCGCTGGCGGCGCTGCCCGAGCGAGAGCGGGCCCTGCTGCGCCTTCACCACCTCCATGGCCTCACCATGGATCGGCTCTCGACGATGTACGGCGAGTCGCGCTCGGGCGTGGCCCGCCGAGTGGCCCACGCGCGCGAGCGGTTGCTGAAGCTCACGCGCGCGGAGCTGTCCTCGCGGCTGAACCTCGCGGGCCCAGAGCTGGAGAGCTTGCTGGGCCTGGTGCGGAGCCGCCTGGACCTCAGCCTTCTGCGGCTGATGGATTGA